In Terriglobus sp. TAA 43, a single window of DNA contains:
- a CDS encoding sugar ABC transporter ATP-binding protein, which yields MPTASAEPQEILRVSALTKSYAGVRALRNGSLDLRAGEVNALIGENGAGKSTLTKVITGAITADSGELKIFGNVVGTNDPNMARSLGISAIYQQPALFPDLTVAENIALALEQGQRGIRVNWKQRRENARRLLAAVGSDLDPDRLANTLSMAEQQIVEIAKAISAEAKILLMDEPTALLSDREVNNLFALIRKLRSQGVAMVYISHRLDEILSIADRITVLRDGETVAVRHASDVTKPELIQLMVGRSIESVFPKREVPIGDVALQVSGLHHADVGLRDISFEVRSGEILGFAGLVGSGRTELARTLFGLTPASSDVIVFGNVVKIDSPADAVAAGIAYLPEDRRQHGVVLEMPIAQNISMADLSQVSRNGLIQRDAEEALANHYRESLRVKAPDVHVTAGSLSGGNQQKVALSRWLATKPKIMILDEPTQGVDVGSKAEIHELIMELAEQGMAVILISSELPEVMGMSDRIAVFHQGTIAGVLQRDTCTQERLMALAFGHAAEDAA from the coding sequence ATGCCGACTGCTTCCGCTGAGCCACAAGAGATTCTCCGCGTGTCCGCGCTGACCAAGAGCTATGCGGGGGTACGTGCGCTACGCAATGGCTCGCTGGACCTGCGCGCAGGTGAAGTGAATGCGCTGATTGGTGAGAATGGCGCGGGCAAATCGACGCTTACGAAGGTCATCACGGGAGCCATCACGGCGGACAGCGGTGAGCTGAAAATCTTCGGCAATGTGGTGGGAACGAACGATCCCAACATGGCTCGTTCTCTGGGCATCAGCGCCATCTATCAGCAGCCTGCACTGTTTCCAGATTTAACTGTGGCAGAAAACATTGCGCTTGCTTTGGAGCAGGGACAGCGCGGCATTCGCGTGAACTGGAAACAGCGTCGCGAAAATGCACGCCGTTTGCTGGCAGCGGTTGGTAGCGATCTTGACCCTGATCGTCTTGCGAACACGTTGAGCATGGCGGAGCAACAAATTGTGGAAATTGCCAAAGCCATAAGCGCGGAAGCAAAGATACTGCTGATGGATGAGCCCACCGCGCTGTTGAGTGATCGCGAAGTAAACAACCTGTTTGCTCTGATTCGCAAGCTGCGTTCGCAGGGCGTGGCCATGGTGTACATCTCACATCGCCTAGATGAAATTCTTAGCATTGCCGACCGCATCACAGTGCTGCGTGATGGCGAAACCGTTGCCGTGCGGCATGCGTCCGATGTCACGAAGCCGGAATTGATTCAGCTGATGGTGGGGCGCTCCATTGAAAGTGTGTTCCCTAAGCGTGAAGTTCCCATTGGGGATGTGGCATTGCAGGTAAGTGGTTTGCATCATGCCGATGTCGGGCTGAGGGATATCTCCTTCGAGGTTCGCAGTGGCGAGATTCTTGGCTTTGCCGGACTTGTTGGTTCGGGACGCACAGAGCTTGCGCGCACGCTCTTTGGGCTGACTCCTGCAAGCAGCGATGTGATTGTTTTTGGCAATGTGGTGAAAATTGATTCACCTGCTGATGCTGTTGCCGCAGGCATTGCTTATCTTCCGGAAGATCGCCGACAGCACGGTGTGGTGTTGGAGATGCCGATTGCGCAGAACATCAGTATGGCCGACCTATCGCAGGTATCACGCAACGGCCTGATTCAACGCGATGCGGAAGAGGCACTTGCGAACCACTATCGCGAAAGCTTGCGAGTAAAAGCTCCGGATGTGCACGTGACAGCGGGATCATTGTCTGGTGGCAATCAGCAGAAGGTGGCACTGTCGCGATGGTTGGCCACCAAGCCGAAGATCATGATTCTGGATGAGCCCACGCAGGGTGTGGACGTGGGGTCGAAGGCGGAGATTCACGAACTCATCATGGAACTTGCAGAGCAGGGGATGGCGGTGATCCTGATCTCGTCGGAACTGCCGGAAGTGATGGGCATGAGCGATCGCATCGCCGTCTTTCATCAGGGCACGATTGCTGGTGTGTTGCAACGTGATACGTGCACGCAGGAGCGGTTGATGGCGCTGGCCTTCGGACATGCAGCGGAGGATGCTGCTTGA
- a CDS encoding fucose isomerase, whose amino-acid sequence MKQVYLVTSGDLRLSANRVCWPAQAELEARLTQVFAENGCELIRAFPVDEKAGHGFISSQRMGMDVFRNIPADAPLVFATAAWQYTHHVLPGMRSHKGPILTLANWSGQWPGLVGLLNLNGSLVKAGVRFSTLWSENFTDDFALRGLREWITTGNVTHDLSHVALLDTANLPADANSLGQKLAAELLERKIILGVFDEGCMGMYNAIIDDEPLNRAGFFKERLSQSALFARMRTVSDADAQAVRTWLDAKGLKFNTGTDEASELTDRQILEQCRMYIAALRMADEFGCDSVGIQYQQGLKDLAPASDLVEGLLNNPDRPPVKSDDGRELYAGDALPHFNEVDECAGVDGVITNRCWKALGLDPSTTLHDVRWGKPYGDDYVWLWQISGAAPASHFVGGYAGSQSDRQPAMYFPLGGGTLKGIGRPGDVVWSRVFVEGGAMHIDLGLAKVITLPEDETEARWNETTKQWPMVSAVTEGVSRDAFMARHRANHVSITYAGSRDEALKALATKAAMCSALGITVHLCGVHV is encoded by the coding sequence ATGAAGCAGGTCTATCTCGTCACCAGCGGCGATCTTCGCCTGAGCGCAAACCGTGTATGTTGGCCCGCGCAGGCCGAACTGGAAGCGCGTTTAACGCAGGTCTTTGCCGAAAACGGCTGTGAACTGATCCGTGCATTTCCCGTGGATGAAAAGGCTGGGCATGGCTTTATTTCGAGCCAGCGCATGGGTATGGATGTGTTCCGGAATATCCCTGCGGATGCGCCGCTGGTTTTCGCCACGGCTGCGTGGCAGTACACGCATCACGTGCTGCCGGGTATGCGCTCGCATAAGGGGCCGATCCTGACGCTGGCGAACTGGTCAGGTCAGTGGCCCGGACTGGTGGGTCTGTTGAACCTGAATGGATCGCTGGTGAAGGCCGGTGTTCGTTTCTCCACGCTGTGGAGCGAGAATTTTACTGACGACTTTGCTCTGCGCGGTCTGCGTGAGTGGATTACCACCGGCAATGTGACACACGATCTGTCCCACGTGGCACTGCTGGATACTGCCAACCTTCCGGCGGATGCAAACTCACTGGGGCAGAAGCTGGCAGCGGAGTTGCTGGAACGGAAGATCATCCTGGGCGTCTTCGATGAAGGCTGCATGGGCATGTACAACGCCATCATTGATGATGAGCCGTTGAATCGTGCGGGCTTCTTCAAGGAGCGGCTGAGCCAGTCGGCGTTGTTTGCGCGTATGCGGACCGTGAGCGACGCCGACGCACAGGCTGTGCGCACATGGCTGGATGCGAAAGGACTGAAGTTCAACACAGGCACTGACGAAGCCAGCGAATTGACCGATCGTCAGATTCTGGAACAGTGCCGTATGTACATTGCCGCGCTGCGCATGGCCGATGAGTTTGGCTGTGACAGCGTGGGCATTCAATATCAGCAGGGATTGAAGGACCTGGCTCCCGCTTCGGACCTGGTAGAAGGTTTGTTGAACAATCCTGATCGTCCTCCGGTAAAGAGCGACGATGGCCGCGAACTCTACGCAGGCGATGCGCTGCCGCACTTCAACGAAGTGGACGAGTGCGCCGGTGTGGATGGCGTCATTACGAATCGCTGCTGGAAGGCGTTGGGGCTTGATCCGTCGACCACGCTGCATGATGTTCGTTGGGGCAAGCCGTATGGCGACGATTACGTATGGCTATGGCAGATTTCCGGTGCCGCTCCGGCGAGCCACTTTGTGGGCGGCTATGCCGGTTCGCAGAGTGATCGCCAGCCTGCCATGTATTTCCCACTGGGCGGCGGCACTCTGAAGGGTATTGGACGCCCCGGTGATGTGGTTTGGAGCCGTGTGTTTGTAGAAGGCGGCGCAATGCACATCGATCTGGGATTGGCCAAGGTCATTACGTTGCCGGAAGACGAAACCGAGGCACGCTGGAACGAAACGACGAAGCAGTGGCCCATGGTGAGCGCAGTCACGGAGGGTGTGAGCCGGGATGCCTTCATGGCGCGCCATCGCGCCAACCATGTCAGCATTACCTATGCGGGCAGCCGCGACGAGGCGCTGAAGGCGTTGGCGACTAAGGCCGCCATGTGTTCCGCGCTGGGCATTACCGTTCACCTGTGCGGTGTGCACGTGTAG